A single region of the Rhodospirillales bacterium genome encodes:
- a CDS encoding cyclic nucleotide-binding domain-containing protein — translation MARRRETVILERRFVPEGAVVIEEGTFGAQAFLIQSGSVRVYTSHEGREVELSRLGIGEIIGEMALIFDGPRTASVQALEDCNLIVIGRQQFMDKLKDTDSTIRAVVHMMTKRMVDVNNSLVSKKSNMDDLKDTARVIYQNISGALPQKQQALFQNTVLPPLEEFLAAIEDFQERYGPEDGKS, via the coding sequence ATGGCACGGCGGAGAGAAACGGTTATTCTGGAGAGGCGCTTTGTCCCGGAAGGCGCGGTTGTGATAGAGGAGGGGACGTTCGGGGCCCAGGCCTTTTTAATCCAGTCCGGAAGCGTGCGCGTTTATACCAGCCATGAAGGGCGGGAGGTCGAACTCTCCCGTCTCGGGATTGGCGAGATTATCGGTGAAATGGCCCTCATTTTCGACGGCCCCCGTACGGCCAGCGTTCAGGCGCTGGAAGACTGCAATCTCATCGTTATTGGCCGCCAGCAGTTTATGGACAAATTGAAAGATACGGATTCGACCATCCGGGCGGTGGTCCATATGATGACCAAGCGCATGGTGGATGTGAACAATTCACTGGTCAGCAAAAAGAGCAATATGGACGATTTGAAGGACACGGCGCGCGTGATCTACCAGAACATTTCAGGCGCCCTGCCGCAAAAGCAGCAGGCGCTCTTTCAGAATACCGTCCTTCCCCCGCTCGAGGAGTTTCTGGCCGCGATCGAGGACTTTCAGGAACGGTACGGACCGGAAGACGGGAAATCGTAA
- the phbB gene encoding acetoacetyl-CoA reductase, protein MSKGVAIVTGGTRGIGLGIVHGLREAGYDVAATYHGDEEAAKKCEEETGAKCFKFDVANFSSCQESCAQIAEEMGDISVLVNNAGKMKDGFLHKMPEENWHDIIETNLTSCFSMCRAVVGGMRERGFGRIINISSINGQKGQIGQTNYAAAKAGILGFTKALAQESARKNITVNAICPGYIETQMTADMNQDILASIVQQIPVGHMGDRRDIADIVVFLASEKAGFITGSTITANGGQYMV, encoded by the coding sequence ATGAGCAAAGGCGTGGCAATTGTAACGGGCGGAACGCGCGGGATCGGGCTGGGGATCGTTCACGGTCTGCGGGAGGCCGGATACGACGTCGCGGCGACCTATCACGGCGATGAAGAGGCGGCCAAAAAATGCGAGGAAGAGACCGGCGCGAAATGTTTCAAATTCGATGTGGCGAATTTCAGCTCTTGTCAGGAATCCTGCGCGCAGATCGCAGAAGAAATGGGAGATATCTCCGTTCTTGTCAACAATGCCGGGAAAATGAAAGACGGGTTTTTGCACAAAATGCCGGAGGAAAACTGGCACGATATTATTGAGACGAATCTGACCTCCTGTTTCAGCATGTGCCGCGCGGTGGTCGGCGGGATGCGGGAGCGGGGCTTTGGCCGGATCATTAATATCAGCTCCATAAACGGCCAGAAAGGGCAAATAGGCCAGACGAATTATGCGGCGGCGAAAGCGGGCATTCTAGGGTTTACCAAGGCACTGGCGCAGGAAAGCGCCCGGAAAAACATTACGGTGAACGCCATTTGCCCGGGCTATATCGAAACGCAGATGACGGCGGACATGAATCAGGATATTCTTGCCTCTATTGTGCAGCAAATTCCTGTAGGGCACATGGGCGACCGCCGGGATATCGCGGATATCGTTGTTTTTCTGGCGTCGGAAAAAGCGGGATTTATAACCGGATCGACAATTACGGCCAATGGCGGCCAGTATATGGTATAA